One window of Chryseobacterium indologenes genomic DNA carries:
- the yidD gene encoding membrane protein insertion efficiency factor YidD — protein MKLTFNKIITFPLVILIKFYQWFISPLLPKNCRYEPTCSHYMIESLRVHGIFKGFWLGFKRILRCHPWGGSGYDPVPPKHKCQ, from the coding sequence TTGAAACTTACATTCAATAAAATCATTACATTTCCGCTGGTAATTTTGATAAAATTTTACCAATGGTTCATCTCGCCCTTACTTCCCAAAAACTGCCGTTACGAACCTACCTGTTCTCATTATATGATTGAGTCTCTTCGGGTTCATGGGATTTTTAAAGGATTCTGGCTGGGATTTAAAAGAATTTTGAGATGCCATCCGTGGGGAGGCAGCGGTTATGATCCCGTTCCACCCAAACATAAATGTCAATAA